In a genomic window of Amycolatopsis japonica:
- a CDS encoding MFS transporter: protein MEKGDSARGTAFRAAFAVGEFRALWAAEALSQAGDQLARVALSVLVWERTASAGLTGLTYGLTYLPTLIGGTLFAGLADRYSRRTVMIVCDLVRAAIAALMAVPGIPLPVLAGLLVILTMAGGPFRAAQLALLPDVLEGDRYVAGLAVRTITIQTAQLAGFGGGGLVIGLVTPYWGLVIDAVTFVVSALLVSVGVRRRGPAATESSVKSRVARAFSGEGAKELWQGKGIRVLFGLKMLAGFAIAPEGLAAPLAVGLGAGSFAVGLILAADPIGSVIGSWIFTKWVPARRKTRIVGILAIASVVPLVFVFFRPSLPVCLALIGLSGAFAAPYHLQAVALMARAVPDGVRAQVMGLTSTSLVTVQGIGIMLAGGLAQLTGPFVAVGVAATVAVASAGPMAMAWKRAIATGPDVWLPAGSRTG from the coding sequence ATGGAGAAGGGGGATTCCGCTCGGGGCACCGCGTTCAGGGCCGCTTTCGCGGTCGGCGAGTTCCGTGCGTTGTGGGCGGCCGAGGCGCTTTCGCAGGCCGGTGACCAGCTGGCCAGGGTCGCGTTGTCGGTGCTGGTCTGGGAAAGAACGGCGTCGGCCGGGCTGACCGGGCTCACCTACGGCCTGACGTATCTGCCGACGCTGATCGGCGGCACGCTGTTCGCCGGTCTGGCGGACCGGTATTCGCGGCGGACGGTGATGATCGTCTGCGACCTGGTGCGCGCGGCGATCGCGGCGCTGATGGCCGTCCCGGGGATACCGCTGCCGGTCCTGGCCGGACTGCTGGTGATCCTGACGATGGCGGGCGGTCCGTTCCGGGCGGCGCAGCTCGCGTTGCTCCCGGACGTCCTCGAAGGCGACCGGTACGTCGCCGGTCTCGCGGTCCGGACGATCACCATCCAAACGGCACAGCTGGCCGGATTCGGCGGTGGCGGACTGGTGATCGGGCTCGTGACGCCCTACTGGGGACTGGTGATCGACGCGGTGACCTTTGTGGTCTCGGCGCTGCTCGTGTCCGTCGGGGTGCGCCGCCGAGGGCCCGCCGCCACGGAATCTTCGGTGAAAAGCCGTGTGGCGCGGGCTTTCAGTGGCGAAGGCGCCAAGGAACTGTGGCAGGGCAAGGGAATCCGGGTGCTCTTCGGGTTGAAGATGCTCGCCGGGTTCGCCATCGCGCCGGAAGGGCTCGCGGCACCGCTCGCCGTCGGGCTCGGGGCGGGCAGTTTCGCGGTCGGACTTATTCTCGCGGCCGATCCGATCGGTTCGGTAATAGGTTCGTGGATCTTCACGAAATGGGTTCCGGCACGACGGAAAACGCGAATCGTCGGGATTCTCGCCATCGCATCCGTCGTTCCTTTGGTGTTCGTCTTCTTTCGCCCGTCATTACCCGTCTGCCTCGCGCTGATCGGGCTCAGCGGGGCCTTCGCGGCGCCGTACCACCTGCAGGCCGTCGCGTTGATGGCCCGCGCGGTGCCGGACGGCGTCCGGGCGCAGGTGATGGGCCTGACCTCGACGAGTTTGGTGACCGTGCAAGGAATCGGGATCATGCTCGCGGGCGGTCTCGCCCAGTTGACCGGTCCGTTCGTGGCCGTCGGGGTGGCCGCGACGGTGGCCGTCGCGTCGGCGGGACCGATGGCGATGGCGTGGAAACGGGCCATCGCCACCGGCCCCGATGTATGGCTCCCGGCCGGGAGCCGAACCGGCTGA
- a CDS encoding GGDEF domain-containing protein, with amino-acid sequence MLRSNYETTEFVRFGSLLGLAVLQAELSRSVERLRRTLCDRPHINMTSVWTFAGVLVLPSGLALALGLLIYLHLWFRVWRGMSHRPAYRVVYCAAAIVISCLAAGAIVAGWNGLPVGFAGSLKIVEAAAVFTVVNAFIVALSVYLHTGARSLRSLFGTGDDNLLEVTTLVLGTSTALGIVHAPALVPFVLLPVLVLHRSVLVRQLEIAANIDGKTGVLNAHAWHALSERELSSAARAKSKLGVLMLDLDHFKQVNDVYGHLAGDVVLKVVAKTISEHVRDYDSVGRFGGEEFVVLLPGATETEVLPVAERVRRAVMAIEVEVVTASGPRVVRGLSVSIGAAVYPSGGTVLERLLHVADSALYQAKNSGRNRVVSLAAA; translated from the coding sequence TTGCTCCGATCGAACTACGAGACTACGGAATTCGTCCGATTTGGATCACTGCTCGGCCTCGCTGTTCTGCAGGCCGAGCTTTCGCGTTCGGTGGAACGGTTGCGGCGCACGCTGTGCGACCGGCCGCATATCAACATGACTTCGGTGTGGACGTTCGCGGGGGTGCTCGTCCTGCCGTCCGGGCTCGCGCTCGCCCTCGGTCTGCTCATCTACCTGCATCTTTGGTTCCGGGTGTGGCGGGGGATGAGCCACCGCCCGGCCTACCGCGTCGTGTACTGCGCGGCGGCGATCGTGATCTCCTGCCTGGCCGCGGGGGCCATCGTCGCCGGCTGGAACGGACTGCCCGTCGGGTTCGCCGGCTCGCTCAAGATCGTCGAAGCGGCGGCAGTGTTCACCGTGGTCAACGCGTTCATCGTGGCGCTCTCGGTGTACCTGCACACCGGGGCGAGGTCGCTGCGGTCGCTGTTCGGCACCGGTGACGACAACCTGCTGGAGGTCACCACCCTGGTGCTCGGGACCTCGACCGCGCTGGGCATCGTGCACGCGCCCGCGCTCGTCCCGTTCGTGCTGCTCCCGGTGCTGGTGCTGCACCGCAGCGTGCTGGTGCGGCAACTGGAGATCGCGGCGAACATCGACGGCAAGACCGGCGTCCTGAACGCGCACGCGTGGCACGCGCTGAGCGAACGGGAGCTGTCGTCGGCGGCGAGGGCGAAGAGCAAACTCGGCGTGCTGATGCTCGATCTCGACCATTTCAAGCAGGTCAACGACGTCTACGGGCATCTCGCGGGCGACGTCGTGCTCAAGGTCGTCGCGAAGACGATCTCCGAGCACGTACGCGACTACGACTCCGTCGGCCGCTTCGGTGGCGAGGAGTTCGTCGTGCTGCTGCCCGGCGCGACGGAGACCGAGGTGCTCCCCGTGGCCGAGCGGGTCCGCCGGGCGGTGATGGCGATCGAGGTCGAGGTCGTGACCGCGTCGGGGCCCCGGGTCGTGCGAGGGCTTTCGGTGTCCATCGGCGCGGCGGTGTACCCGTCGGGCGGGACCGTCCTGGAGCGGCTGCTGCACGTCGCCGACTCCGCGCTCTACCAGGCGAAGAACAGTGGGCGGAACCGCGTCGTGTCCCTCGCGGCCGCCTGA
- a CDS encoding YbaB/EbfC family nucleoid-associated protein, which produces MTGANELGELMLDPDEAQRKMERWAAGLEEKAQRYAAAQERTEQLRLTASSSDGAVKITVGADGGVTDIEFGNKARTYPLEELSRAILQTMHQAQAGIAGQVAEVMQESLGDEDQETRSLMIGTLRSRFPEIEEEEPPPPPPAPPAASTDAPPPPQAPRERRHEAPDDEENSPW; this is translated from the coding sequence GTGACCGGCGCGAACGAGCTCGGCGAACTCATGCTGGACCCGGACGAGGCCCAGCGCAAAATGGAGCGATGGGCCGCCGGGCTGGAAGAGAAGGCCCAGCGGTACGCGGCCGCCCAGGAGCGGACGGAGCAGCTCCGGCTGACCGCGTCCAGCTCCGACGGCGCCGTGAAGATCACCGTCGGGGCGGACGGCGGCGTGACGGACATCGAGTTCGGGAACAAGGCCAGGACGTACCCGCTGGAGGAACTGTCGCGGGCGATCCTGCAGACCATGCACCAGGCGCAGGCCGGGATCGCGGGCCAGGTCGCCGAGGTCATGCAGGAATCACTCGGCGACGAGGACCAGGAGACCAGGTCGCTGATGATCGGAACCCTGCGCAGCCGCTTCCCCGAGATCGAGGAGGAAGAGCCGCCTCCGCCGCCGCCCGCACCTCCGGCGGCCTCGACCGACGCTCCGCCTCCGCCGCAGGCCCCTCGGGAACGGCGTCACGAAGCGCCGGACGACGAAGAGAACTCGCCCTGGTAG
- a CDS encoding type VII secretion target produces the protein MTASFEVDPDDLTAHASHLDGLVDRLNTAHAATGSAMSADAYGLLCAFLPPIVNPAGERAAETIKAAVEGIQATADNVRTAAKSYVDGDKTNAEPFKADFSALNIGGKK, from the coding sequence GTGACGGCCTCGTTCGAGGTCGACCCGGACGACCTGACCGCGCACGCGAGCCATCTCGACGGGCTCGTGGACCGGCTGAACACCGCGCACGCCGCGACCGGTTCGGCGATGTCGGCGGACGCGTACGGCCTGCTGTGCGCGTTCCTGCCGCCGATCGTCAACCCGGCGGGCGAACGCGCGGCGGAGACGATCAAGGCGGCCGTGGAAGGGATTCAGGCGACGGCCGACAACGTCCGCACCGCCGCCAAGTCCTATGTAGACGGTGACAAGACCAACGCGGAACCGTTCAAAGCGGACTTCTCCGCCTTGAACATCGGAGGAAAGAAGTGA